A portion of the Scylla paramamosain isolate STU-SP2022 chromosome 2, ASM3559412v1, whole genome shotgun sequence genome contains these proteins:
- the LOC135106791 gene encoding uncharacterized protein LOC135106791, whose amino-acid sequence MRRSDMSLAASLCFFAYLAPMAQLDLKSRAIRGAILLVYSATLCLSLSTADGWNTDAVTAVKEVFQSSSQVDASLIIIVGKSFSGQIEDLLGDSRGAAVFDVTSNTSRLDQVVASARQVFTKDLGTRPLYLL is encoded by the exons ATGCGACG CAGCGACATGAGCTTGGCGGCGTCGTTGTGTTTCTTCGCCTACCTGGCACCCATGGCTCAACTGGACCTTAAGTCTCGCGCGATTCGTGGAGCCATTCTCCTCGTGTACTCAGCCACTCTGTGCCTCAGCCTCT CCACGGCTGACGGGTGGAACACAGACGCTGTCACCGCTGTGAAGGAAGTGTTCCAGTCATCATCACAAGTGGACGCCTctctcatcattattgttgGAAAAAGTTTCAGT GGACAAATCGAAGACCTCCTCGGAGACTCGCGTGGAGCAGCGGTGTTTGATGTGACCTCCAACACCTCTCGGCTTGACCAGGTCGTCGCCAGTGCCCGCCAGGTATTTACTAAAGACTTGGGTACCAGGCCTCTGTACCTGTTATAA